A stretch of Microbacterium sp. 4R-513 DNA encodes these proteins:
- a CDS encoding ATP-dependent Clp protease ATP-binding subunit, producing MFERFTDRARRVVVLAQEEAKMLNHNYIGTEHILLGLIHEGEGVAAKALESLGISLDAVREQVQDIIGQGQQQPTGHIPFTPRAKKVLELSLREALQLGHNYIGTEHILLGLIREGEGVAAQVLVKLGADLNKVRQQVIQLLSGYQGKEPAAVSGAAHDNPQAAQGGSQVLDQFGRNLTQAARENKLDPVIGREKEIERVMQILSRRSKNNPVLIGEPGVGKTAVVEGLAQAIVKGDVPETLKDKQLYSLDLGSLIAGSRYRGDFEERLKKVTKEIRTRGDIIVFIDEIHTLVGAGAAEGAIDAASILKPLLARGELQTIGATTLDEYRKHFEKDAALERRFQPIQVAEPSLPHAINILKGLRDRYEAHHKVQITDGAIVAAANLADRYISDRFLPDKAIDLIDEAGARLRLSILSSPPELREFDERISKVRTDKEQASEDQDFEKAASLRDEEKSLLAERLRLEKQWRSGDVASHAVVDEGLIAEVLAQATGIPVFKLTEEESSRLVFMEKALHQRVIGQEEAIAALSKTIRRQRAGLKDPKRPNGSFIFAGPTGVGKTELAKALAEFLFDDEAALISLDMSEFGEKHTVSRLFGAPPGFVGFEEGGQLTEKVRRKPFSVVLFDEIEKAHPDIFNSLLQILEEGRLTDGQGRVVDFKNTVIIMTTNLGARDIAGGPVGFQVEGDNETSYSRMKGKVQEELKRHFKPEFLNRVDDIIVFPQLSKPELIQIVDLFTKRLGERLLDRDMTIELTLAAKERLIEIGFDPALGARPLRRAMQHEVEDRLSERILHGQLESGDHITVDAKDGEFVFENGPRGEKVAVGVSSTPEIAATPDLAITSD from the coding sequence ATGTTCGAGAGATTCACCGACCGTGCCCGTCGTGTGGTCGTCCTCGCCCAAGAAGAGGCGAAGATGCTGAACCACAACTACATCGGCACCGAGCACATCCTGCTCGGGCTCATCCACGAGGGCGAGGGCGTCGCCGCGAAGGCGCTCGAGTCGCTCGGCATCTCGCTCGACGCCGTGCGCGAGCAGGTGCAGGACATCATCGGTCAGGGTCAGCAGCAGCCGACCGGCCACATCCCCTTCACGCCGCGCGCCAAGAAGGTGCTCGAGCTGTCTCTGCGCGAGGCGCTGCAGCTCGGTCACAACTACATCGGCACGGAGCACATCCTGCTCGGCCTCATCCGCGAGGGCGAGGGCGTCGCCGCTCAGGTGCTCGTGAAGCTCGGCGCCGACCTCAACAAGGTGCGCCAGCAGGTGATCCAGCTGCTCTCGGGCTACCAGGGCAAGGAGCCGGCCGCCGTCTCGGGCGCCGCGCACGACAACCCGCAGGCTGCCCAGGGCGGCTCGCAGGTGCTCGACCAGTTCGGCCGCAACCTCACGCAGGCCGCGCGCGAGAACAAGCTCGACCCCGTCATCGGGCGCGAGAAGGAGATCGAGCGCGTGATGCAGATCCTGTCGCGCCGCTCGAAGAACAACCCCGTCCTGATCGGCGAGCCGGGCGTCGGCAAGACCGCCGTCGTCGAGGGCCTCGCGCAGGCGATCGTCAAGGGCGACGTGCCCGAGACGCTGAAGGACAAGCAGCTCTATTCGCTCGACCTCGGCTCGCTCATCGCCGGCTCCCGCTACCGCGGTGACTTCGAGGAGCGCCTGAAGAAGGTCACCAAGGAGATCCGCACGCGCGGCGACATCATCGTCTTCATCGACGAGATCCACACGCTCGTCGGCGCCGGTGCGGCCGAGGGCGCGATCGACGCCGCCTCGATCCTCAAGCCGCTCCTCGCTCGCGGCGAGCTGCAGACGATCGGTGCGACCACTCTCGACGAGTACCGCAAGCACTTCGAGAAGGATGCCGCGCTCGAGCGCCGCTTCCAGCCGATCCAGGTCGCCGAGCCGTCGCTGCCCCACGCGATCAACATCCTCAAGGGTCTGCGCGATCGCTACGAGGCGCACCACAAGGTGCAGATCACGGATGGCGCGATCGTCGCGGCGGCGAACCTCGCCGACCGCTACATCAGCGACCGCTTCCTCCCCGACAAGGCCATCGACCTGATCGACGAGGCGGGTGCCCGCCTGCGGCTGTCGATCCTGTCGTCCCCGCCCGAGCTGCGCGAGTTCGACGAGCGCATCTCGAAGGTCCGCACCGACAAGGAACAGGCCTCCGAGGACCAGGACTTCGAGAAGGCCGCGTCGCTCCGCGACGAGGAGAAGTCCCTCCTCGCCGAGCGCCTGCGGCTCGAGAAGCAGTGGCGCTCGGGTGACGTCGCGTCGCACGCGGTGGTCGACGAGGGCCTGATCGCCGAGGTTCTGGCGCAGGCCACCGGCATCCCGGTCTTCAAGCTGACCGAGGAGGAGTCGAGCCGCCTCGTCTTCATGGAGAAGGCGCTCCACCAGCGCGTCATCGGCCAGGAGGAGGCGATCGCCGCCCTCTCCAAGACGATCCGCCGTCAGCGTGCCGGCCTCAAGGACCCGAAGCGCCCGAACGGCTCGTTCATCTTCGCCGGCCCCACCGGCGTCGGAAAGACCGAGCTGGCGAAGGCCCTCGCGGAATTCCTCTTCGACGACGAGGCCGCGCTGATCTCGCTCGACATGAGCGAGTTCGGCGAGAAGCACACCGTCTCGCGCCTCTTCGGCGCCCCTCCCGGATTCGTCGGATTCGAAGAGGGCGGCCAGCTCACCGAGAAGGTGCGCCGCAAGCCGTTCTCGGTCGTGCTCTTCGACGAGATCGAGAAGGCGCACCCCGACATCTTCAACTCGCTCCTGCAGATCCTCGAAGAGGGTCGCCTGACCGACGGTCAGGGCCGCGTGGTCGACTTCAAGAACACCGTCATCATCATGACGACCAACCTCGGCGCACGTGACATCGCGGGCGGCCCGGTCGGGTTCCAGGTCGAGGGCGACAACGAGACGTCGTACAGCCGGATGAAGGGCAAGGTGCAGGAGGAGCTCAAGCGGCACTTCAAGCCCGAGTTCCTCAACCGCGTCGACGACATCATCGTCTTCCCGCAGCTGTCCAAGCCCGAGCTCATCCAGATCGTCGACCTCTTCACGAAGCGGCTCGGCGAGCGTCTGCTCGACCGCGACATGACGATCGAGCTCACGCTGGCCGCCAAGGAGCGGCTCATCGAGATCGGCTTCGATCCCGCGCTCGGTGCTCGGCCGCTGCGCCGCGCGATGCAGCACGAGGTCGAGGACCGTCTGAGCGAGCGCATCCTGCACGGTCAGCTCGAGTCCGGCGACCACATCACGGTCGACGCGAAGGACGGCGAGTTCGTCTTCGAGAACGGGCCCCGCGGCGAGAAAGTCGCGGTCGGCGTCTCGTCGACGCCCGAGATCGCGGCCACGCCGGATCTCGCGATCACCTCGGACTGA
- a CDS encoding helix-turn-helix domain-containing protein, producing MTPAEDEGPSGVHCRLDELLEERGMTLTSLSQLVGVSVVNLSVLKNDRARAIRYSTLSAICRALDCEIGDLLVRAD from the coding sequence GTGACTCCCGCCGAAGACGAGGGCCCCTCGGGAGTCCACTGCCGCCTCGACGAGCTCCTCGAGGAGCGCGGCATGACCCTCACCTCCCTGTCGCAGCTCGTCGGCGTCTCGGTCGTGAACCTGTCGGTCCTCAAGAACGACCGGGCACGAGCCATCCGATATTCGACGCTGTCGGCGATCTGCCGCGCACTCGACTGCGAGATCGGCGACCTCCTCGTCCGCGCCGACTGA
- the cls gene encoding cardiolipin synthase, with translation MITVTFDASWWLILVFLFDLTVRVLAIIFVPRNRRPTSATAWLLAIYFIPLIGVLLFLLIGNPRLPRKRRRKQERINDYIHDTSAHLDFGTYRPNAPEWFTSLVTLNRNLGAMPLAGDNGAHLISDYQVSLDNMADAIRQAQRYVHVEFYILQTDASTDNFFRALEEVAARGVTVRVLLDHWANRGKPYYRKTLRRLDAMGAQWYLMLPVQPFKGKYQRPDLRNHRKLLVVDGLVAFMGSQNVTDSTYNLRRNIKRGLHWVDLMVRVEGPVVASINAVFLSDWYSETDEVLTDEIDLFDVTTGPGDLDCQIIPSGPGFEFENNLRLFLGLMYYAQRKVIVVSPYFVPDEALLNAITTACHRGLQVELFVSEEGDQAVVYHAQRSYYEVLLRAGVKIWMYRKPFILHSKSMTIDDEVAIIGSSNMDMRSFGLNMEISMLVRGEEFIREMRQVEQHYRDLSRELTLEEWEKQPLRSTVLDNLARLTSALQ, from the coding sequence GTGATCACCGTCACGTTCGACGCGTCCTGGTGGCTGATCCTCGTCTTCCTCTTCGATCTCACGGTCCGCGTGCTGGCGATCATCTTCGTCCCGCGCAACCGTCGTCCGACCTCCGCGACGGCCTGGCTGCTCGCGATCTACTTCATCCCGCTGATCGGCGTGCTGCTGTTCCTGCTCATCGGCAACCCCCGTCTGCCGCGCAAGCGCCGGCGCAAGCAGGAGCGGATCAACGACTACATCCACGACACGAGCGCGCACCTCGACTTCGGCACCTACCGGCCGAATGCGCCCGAGTGGTTCACCTCGCTGGTCACCCTCAACCGCAACCTCGGCGCCATGCCGCTCGCCGGCGACAACGGCGCGCACCTCATCTCGGACTACCAGGTGAGCCTCGACAACATGGCCGACGCCATCCGCCAGGCCCAGCGGTACGTGCACGTCGAGTTCTACATCCTGCAGACGGATGCCTCGACCGACAACTTCTTCCGGGCGCTGGAAGAGGTCGCGGCCCGAGGCGTCACGGTGCGCGTTCTCCTCGACCATTGGGCGAACCGCGGCAAGCCGTACTACCGCAAGACGCTGCGCCGCCTCGACGCGATGGGCGCGCAGTGGTACTTGATGCTTCCGGTGCAGCCGTTCAAGGGCAAGTACCAGCGGCCCGACCTGCGCAACCACCGCAAGCTGCTCGTCGTCGACGGGCTGGTCGCCTTCATGGGATCGCAGAACGTCACGGATTCCACCTACAACCTGCGCCGGAACATCAAGCGGGGGCTGCACTGGGTCGACCTCATGGTCCGCGTCGAGGGGCCGGTCGTGGCATCCATCAATGCCGTCTTCTTGTCGGACTGGTACAGCGAGACCGACGAGGTGCTCACCGATGAGATCGACCTCTTCGACGTGACGACGGGGCCCGGCGACCTCGACTGCCAGATCATCCCGTCAGGTCCGGGATTCGAGTTCGAGAACAATCTGCGCCTGTTCCTCGGCCTCATGTACTACGCGCAGCGCAAGGTCATCGTTGTGAGCCCGTACTTCGTGCCCGACGAGGCCCTCCTCAACGCCATCACGACGGCATGCCACCGGGGACTGCAGGTGGAGCTGTTCGTCTCGGAGGAGGGCGACCAGGCGGTCGTATATCACGCCCAGCGCAGCTATTACGAGGTGCTCCTGCGCGCGGGAGTGAAGATCTGGATGTACCGGAAGCCGTTCATCCTGCACTCGAAGTCGATGACGATCGACGACGAGGTCGCCATCATCGGGTCGAGCAACATGGACATGCGCTCGTTCGGCCTCAACATGGAGATCTCGATGCTCGTGCGCGGCGAGGAGTTCATCCGCGAGATGCGCCAGGTCGAGCAGCACTACCGCGATCTGAGCCGCGAGCTCACCCTCGAAGAATGGGAGAAGCAGCCGCTTCGCTCCACGGTGCTCGACAATCTTGCCAGGCTCACTTCCGCGCTCCAGTGA
- a CDS encoding DUF4192 family protein, producing the protein MTTIVRAAGAAQFLALVPRMLGYRPTRSLVLIPFAGSRSLGAMRLDLPDHDADVDALAATFVGMVCRLPDADALTAVVYTDEAFGDRMPRAALATALGYRADECGLRLVDALCVGADAWGSYLDVDLPPGGRPIADLGDEPPGAEHLAVADGDQSSGAELDASDPAECEAVDAALRNLADAVDLLCGTDAGAAAADDGARVDPHALSAVCALDDLPTLFEEALTWDAADLPPYDIAVMVWCLARPALRDIALVEWCGGLDAGDEAFDAQLRWEAGEEYPAHLAMHMWGEGERPEPRRLEQALALARRVAASAPEPLRPGPLATCAWLSWALGRSTHAERYAVQACEIEPEHGLAEIVRSFVHAGHLPDWAFRPR; encoded by the coding sequence ATGACCACCATCGTGAGAGCCGCCGGTGCGGCCCAGTTCCTCGCTCTCGTGCCGCGCATGCTCGGCTATCGCCCGACGCGCAGCCTCGTCCTCATCCCCTTCGCCGGTTCCCGCAGCCTCGGTGCCATGCGGCTCGACCTCCCCGACCACGACGCCGACGTCGACGCGTTGGCGGCGACCTTCGTCGGCATGGTGTGCCGTCTCCCCGACGCCGATGCGCTCACCGCCGTCGTGTACACCGACGAAGCCTTCGGAGATCGGATGCCTCGCGCCGCCCTCGCGACGGCGCTCGGGTATCGCGCCGACGAGTGCGGCCTGCGCCTCGTCGACGCCCTGTGCGTCGGCGCGGATGCGTGGGGGTCGTACCTCGACGTCGACCTTCCGCCGGGTGGCCGGCCGATCGCCGACCTGGGCGATGAGCCGCCGGGGGCCGAGCACCTCGCGGTCGCCGACGGCGATCAGAGCTCCGGCGCGGAGCTCGACGCATCCGACCCCGCCGAATGCGAGGCTGTGGACGCCGCGCTGCGCAATCTCGCCGACGCCGTCGACCTCCTGTGCGGGACGGATGCCGGAGCCGCAGCAGCCGATGACGGCGCGCGGGTGGATCCGCACGCGCTGTCGGCGGTGTGCGCGCTCGACGACCTTCCGACCCTCTTCGAGGAGGCGCTCACATGGGACGCCGCCGACCTCCCGCCGTACGACATCGCCGTGATGGTCTGGTGCCTCGCGCGTCCCGCGCTCCGCGACATCGCGCTCGTCGAGTGGTGCGGCGGGCTCGACGCCGGCGACGAGGCATTCGACGCGCAGTTGCGGTGGGAAGCCGGTGAGGAGTATCCGGCCCACCTCGCGATGCACATGTGGGGCGAGGGCGAGCGTCCAGAGCCTCGACGGCTCGAGCAGGCGCTCGCGCTGGCTCGCCGCGTCGCCGCGTCAGCGCCGGAGCCGCTCCGGCCGGGGCCGCTCGCGACCTGCGCGTGGCTGTCGTGGGCGCTGGGCCGCTCGACGCACGCCGAGCGGTATGCCGTCCAGGCGTGCGAGATCGAGCCCGAGCACGGGCTCGCCGAGATCGTCCGCTCGTTCGTGCACGCGGGACATCTGCCGGACTGGGCCTTCCGGCCGCGATGA
- the lysS gene encoding lysine--tRNA ligase, which yields MTDTTAPAVPAAAADDAIPDEDVFEQKAVRMAKRERLIAERTDASGGAYPVSVPVTDTIPDLRERFGDLEAGAETGVTAAVAGRIVFSRNTGKLCFATLQAGDGSRIQAMVSLAGVGEESLQEWKDLVDLGDHVYVRGEVISSRRGELSIMVADWAIASKAILPLPNMYSELSEESRVRSRFLDLIVRDRARETVVARAKTNASLRETFTSHGFLEVETPMLQVQHGGASARPFITKSNAFDTDLYLRIAPELFLKRAVVGGLERVFEINRNFRNEGADSTHSPEFAMLEAYQAYSDYNGIADLTQELIQNAAVAVAGSTTVTWADGTVYDLGGEWDRISMYGSLSEASGRHVTPETSLDELLAFAESEGVEVPPHATHGKLVEELWEHFVKPSLTRPTFVMDFPVDTSPLVREHRSIAGVVEKWDLYVRGFELATGYSELIDPVIQRERFEEQAKLAARGDLEAMRIDNEFLRAMEHGMPPMGGMGMGIDRLLMALTGLGIRETILFPLVK from the coding sequence ATGACCGATACCACCGCACCCGCCGTGCCCGCGGCAGCCGCAGACGACGCGATCCCCGACGAGGACGTCTTCGAGCAGAAGGCCGTCCGGATGGCCAAGCGCGAGCGCCTCATCGCCGAGCGGACGGATGCCTCGGGCGGTGCGTACCCCGTCTCGGTCCCCGTCACCGACACGATCCCCGACCTCCGCGAGCGCTTCGGCGACCTCGAAGCCGGTGCCGAGACGGGCGTGACGGCCGCCGTCGCGGGCCGCATCGTTTTCAGCCGCAACACCGGCAAGCTGTGCTTCGCGACTCTCCAGGCCGGTGACGGCAGCCGCATCCAGGCGATGGTGTCGCTGGCGGGTGTCGGCGAGGAGTCGCTTCAGGAGTGGAAGGACCTCGTCGACCTCGGCGACCACGTGTATGTGCGGGGCGAGGTCATCTCGAGCCGTCGTGGCGAGCTGTCGATCATGGTCGCCGATTGGGCGATCGCCTCGAAGGCGATCCTGCCGCTGCCGAACATGTACTCGGAGCTCAGCGAGGAGAGCCGCGTCCGCAGCCGCTTCCTCGACCTGATCGTGCGGGACCGTGCCCGCGAGACGGTGGTCGCCCGCGCCAAGACCAACGCGAGCCTGCGCGAGACGTTCACGAGCCACGGCTTCCTCGAGGTCGAGACGCCCATGCTGCAGGTGCAGCACGGTGGAGCGAGCGCACGGCCGTTCATCACGAAGTCCAACGCGTTCGACACCGACCTGTACCTGCGCATCGCCCCGGAGCTCTTCCTCAAGCGCGCCGTCGTCGGCGGGCTGGAGCGGGTGTTCGAGATCAACCGCAACTTCCGCAACGAGGGCGCGGACTCGACTCACAGCCCCGAGTTCGCGATGCTCGAGGCCTACCAGGCGTACTCCGACTACAACGGCATCGCCGACCTCACGCAGGAGCTCATCCAGAACGCGGCTGTCGCCGTCGCCGGGTCGACGACCGTGACCTGGGCCGACGGCACCGTGTACGACCTCGGGGGCGAGTGGGACCGGATCTCGATGTACGGCTCGCTGTCCGAGGCATCCGGTCGCCACGTCACGCCCGAGACGTCGCTCGACGAGCTGCTCGCCTTCGCGGAGTCGGAGGGCGTCGAGGTGCCGCCCCACGCGACGCACGGCAAGCTCGTGGAGGAGCTCTGGGAGCACTTCGTCAAGCCGAGCCTGACACGTCCGACGTTCGTCATGGACTTCCCGGTCGACACCAGCCCCCTCGTGCGCGAGCACCGCTCGATCGCGGGTGTCGTCGAGAAGTGGGACCTCTATGTTCGCGGCTTCGAGCTCGCGACGGGGTACTCCGAGCTCATCGACCCGGTGATCCAGCGGGAGCGGTTCGAGGAGCAGGCGAAGCTCGCCGCTCGCGGCGACCTCGAGGCGATGCGCATCGACAACGAGTTCCTCCGGGCGATGGAGCACGGCATGCCGCCGATGGGCGGCATGGGCATGGGCATCGACCGACTGCTGATGGCGCTTACGGGCCTCGGCATCCGCGAGACCATCCTCTTCCCGCTCGTCAAGTAG
- a CDS encoding Rossmann-like and DUF2520 domain-containing protein — translation MTKAGRLGVGIVGAGKVGPVIGAALAGAGHALTGITAGADAERVEAILPGLPVLDVLEILRRSELVIVAVPREELPGLVSGLAEVGAWQAGQLVLHTDASYGTGVLAPAVARGVIPLAVHPAIAFTGTSVDLRQLANAYAAVTAPPAVLPIAQALAVELGCEPVVIGEDDRAAYAEAIAISTEFSRSIVRQAADLLRGAGVPHPGSYLSALVHSTIDHALTEAGSAGAGPVVEPLDG, via the coding sequence ATGACCAAGGCCGGACGTCTCGGCGTGGGCATCGTTGGTGCGGGGAAGGTGGGCCCGGTCATCGGCGCCGCCCTCGCGGGAGCCGGCCACGCCCTCACCGGGATCACGGCCGGAGCGGATGCGGAGCGGGTGGAGGCCATCCTTCCCGGCCTGCCGGTGCTCGACGTGCTCGAGATCCTCCGGCGCAGCGAGCTGGTGATCGTCGCCGTGCCCCGCGAGGAGCTGCCCGGGCTCGTCTCGGGCCTCGCCGAAGTCGGCGCGTGGCAGGCGGGTCAGCTCGTGCTGCACACGGATGCCTCGTACGGCACCGGGGTGCTCGCCCCCGCTGTCGCGCGCGGCGTGATCCCGCTCGCGGTGCACCCGGCCATCGCCTTCACCGGCACGTCCGTCGACCTCCGCCAGCTGGCGAACGCCTATGCCGCCGTCACGGCACCTCCTGCCGTCCTGCCGATCGCGCAGGCCCTGGCGGTCGAACTGGGCTGCGAGCCGGTGGTGATCGGAGAGGACGATCGCGCCGCCTACGCGGAGGCGATAGCCATCTCGACCGAGTTCTCGCGCTCGATCGTGAGGCAGGCGGCCGACCTTCTGCGTGGGGCGGGAGTGCCGCATCCGGGCTCATACCTGTCGGCCCTCGTGCACTCCACGATCGATCACGCCCTCACGGAGGCCGGCTCTGCGGGCGCAGGCCCTGTGGTGGAGCCGCTGGACGGCTGA